The DNA segment TCTACGACGAGCAAAAGTAATAAAGGATTGGGTCAAGGTCTTCCCCCAGTTCTCAAAATTATTTTCACTGCCTTTATTAAAAGATTTTTCACAAATTCCTTTTACAGATTTTCCGCAAAAGTTCATAAAGGAGAAAGGGAATTATGCAGTCAGTAATAAATAAACAAGAATTATTAGGAAATATAGTCAGATTTTATCAAGATAAATTCAGAAAAAACAAAAAAGGTAAGGAATACTTAAACTCACTCGGTATATATGACGAACAATTATTTGAGAGATTTAAGATTGGATTTGCTGATGGTTCTCTCTTAAAAGCGATTCCGACAAAAGGTGAGGTAAAAGATACTCTCAAAGAAACTGGAATTTTAATGGAAGACAAGGAATATTTTCTTGACTGTGTTGTATTTCCAGTAATTGACTCTGATGACAACATAGTGGATATAATTGGCAAAAGGATAATTGATCCCGATGTTGCTTCGCAAAACGGGGCAGGCGGGATGGAAATATTTTTGAATAATTCACCAGTCGGTATATTAAACTGGTCAGCATTTAAGAGCAAAGAAATCATTTTTGCAGATGGGATAATTTCTTCGTTAAAAATATTTCAGTTGGGTTTTGACAATGTTATTCCCGTATTTCATATCTTAAATGACACTCATTTAGAATTTTTGAGACGATACAGACCTAATAAAATTTATCTTACTGTTGACAATAAAAACATAGAAACGCAATTAACAAAGATAGATTTACCCTGCTACCGAGTGAAAATCGGTGATGAAATGACAAAAGAAATTTTTGAGAAGGCACTCACCGAAGCCGAACCAGTGGAAACAAAGATTGGTGAGGGGATAGCAAAAATTACCAATGAGAAAGTGTTATTTGAATTTGGAAAGAGAAAATATGAAGTGAAAGAATTAGATGATATAAACCCAGAGAGATTGAGGGTAAATATCAAAGCAAGTGGTGAGACAATTTTTCATATAGATACGATTGACCTGTATTCATCAAATAGCAGGGCAAATTTTATCAGACAAGTGGCAGAATTATACGAGGTAGAAAACAGGGTAATCAAAAGTGATTTATGTTCTATTATTACAAAATTAGAGAAAATGAGAGAGAAAAAAGAAATCAAAACAACGGATGAGAAAATATATCAGATGACAGTTGACGAGGAAGAACAGGCAATGGAATTTCTGAAATCACCCGACATATTAGAAAAAGTTGTCCAGCATTTAGAAATATTAGGTTATGTCGGCGAAGATACGAATAAAAAAATTGGTTATCTCATTACAATCAGTCGGAAATTAGAAAATCCACTTTCGGGTGTGATTATTTCTCGTAGTGGTGCAGGTAAAAGTAAATTATTAGAATATTTATCCGAGTTAGTGCCAGAGGAGGATTTGATAAATTGCACACGGCTAACACCGAAGGCGTTGTATTATCTTGGAGAAAAAGGACTGAAACATAAACTTTTAATTGCGGGTGAAGAAGAGGGGTTATTCGGGAGTAATTATCCTATACGAGAACTTATCTCGTCTAAAAAACTTAAACTTGTTTCACCGGTGAAAGACACAATAACAGGTAAAATGACGACAGCAGAGTATGAAGTTGAGGGACCAATTGCCCTGTTATTTTCTACAACACAACCAGCAATCAATTACGAGAATGCAACGAGATGTTGGACACTTTCACTTGACGAAGGCAAAGAACAGACAAACAAAATTCATCAGGCACAACAGAAACAAGAAACTCTTGCTGGTGTAAAAAATGGATTTGAAATTTCGGATATAAAAACACTTCACAAGAACGCACAGCGATTGCTTAAAAAGTTAGTTGTGATAAATTCTTTTGCCGAGCAGTTAAGTTTTCCGACAGAAAAGTTGGAGATGAGGCGTGAATATGAAAAATATCTATCACTTATTAAAGCGATTGCATTTCTTTACCAATACCAGCGAGAAAAGAAAACATTTAACCACAACGGAAAAGAAATTGAATATATTGAGGTAGAAAAAGAAGACATAAAGGAAGCGAATAAACTCATATCAGAAATATTCGGAACGAGTGCTGACGAACTTTCCCGTCCATCTCGTGAGTTGCTAAAAATGATAAAACAGATGGTAGATGAAAAATGCAAAGAGCAAGAGATTGGTCAGAAGGACTTCAGGTTTAATAGGAGAGATGTTAGAGAATATACTGGTTGGAGTGATAGTCAGATAAAGGCACATATTAAACAATTAGAGGATTTACAATATCTTTTAATTTCTAAAAGTGAGCGTGGGAAAATGTATCGGTATGAGTTGCAGTATGAGGGGAATGGTGGTAAAAAATATCTTTTTGGGCTGACTGACCCTGATAAACTTATTCAAAAGTCTGATAGGTCTGGTAAGGTTTGCCAAGAGGGAGACGATGAAAGAGTAGAAAATACTGACGAGGAAGAAAATAAAAGTCTGAAAGTAGGGAAAGTTTGCCAAAAACGAATAAAAGGCGGGGTGGGTATAACAGGAGCAGAGCAATATGTCTGATGAATTTACACTTGACCAGTTAAAAGAATATTATCTGCAACACGGACAGTTAAAGGGATTTTCTGTTTTTACTGTCAGACAGACAGAACAGATGGTCAGGATATTCTTAAATTTCTTAAAAGCAGATGGAATAAAAGAAATAAAAAAAGTGAATCATGAAAATTTAGAGAACTACAAAGGATATTTAACGAGATACAAAACAAAGAAAGGAAATAATCTGACGAGTTCAACAATAGTCACCCGGTTAATGTCGGTAAGGAACTTTTTTAAGTATCTTGTGAAGAAAGGAATAATTTACCGGGATATAACGGAAGGTTGGCAAATACCGAAGGATAAAAGACCACTTCCGAGAGGAATAATGACAGTGCAGGAGATAAACAGGATAATGAAACAACCGCAGATAAGAACAACACTGGGTTATCGTGATAGAACAATTTTAGAAGTTTTGTATTCAACAGGTATAAGAGCAGGTGAGTTAATAAAATTAAAAGTAAGTGATGTTGATTTAGAGAAGAAAGTTTTAAGAGTAAATAAAGGCAAGGGTGGAAAAAGCAGGTATGTTTTACTTAACACACCTACTTGCAGGTTTCTTAATAGATATTTAAGAAAGATACGCCCAGAATTAGCAAAATGTCCAAGACCTTCTGGGAATAACTGGGAAGTAAAATCAAAGACAGGAGATGGAATTTTGTTTTTGACTGTGTATGGTGGTTTAATATCACAGGGTTGGATTGATACAATGCTCAAGAGATACATAAAGAAAGCAGGGATAACAAAAGAAGTAGCACCCTGTCATTCATTTCGCCATAGTGTAGCCACACATTTATTGGAAAGCGGTATGGATGTCAGGTATGTTCAGGCATTTTTGGGACACGAAACAATCCAGACGACACAGGTTTATACTCACATAGAGAAAGAAAAACTGCGGGAACTATTAAAAAAATATCATCCGAGAGAAATCAATAAAAATACAATTACAATAAATAAGTTTTCAGATGAAATAAAAATCCCGGCAGGGAATAAGGACAAATACAATTATGCAACAAATTAAAACAGAGATAACGAATTTAAGAGAGAAATATTTGGAACATTTAAGAATAAATAATTATTCTGTTGATACGATAGAACATACTGGTTACGCAATAAAACATTTTGAGAAATTTTTAAAGGGAAAAGGAATAAACAAAATTGCTGATGTAAGTAGTGAAATGATTACCGAGTATAACACGATGTTAAGGAAATTCCGTCAACCGAAAAACAATAAACCATATGCCGAACAAAGTATCGCAGCGAAATTACAACCCGTCAAATATTTCTTTGAATGGTTGACGAAGAATTTAACAATACTTTACAACCCAGCAAAAGATATGGAAATACCGACGATAAAAAAGGGACTGCCGAGAACGATTCTCTCACAGGAAGAAATAAATAAATTTCTCTCAATACCAAGAACCGATACAGTAATTGGCTACCGAGATAGGACAATATTTGAG comes from the Elusimicrobiota bacterium genome and includes:
- a CDS encoding tyrosine-type recombinase/integrase; the protein is MSDEFTLDQLKEYYLQHGQLKGFSVFTVRQTEQMVRIFLNFLKADGIKEIKKVNHENLENYKGYLTRYKTKKGNNLTSSTIVTRLMSVRNFFKYLVKKGIIYRDITEGWQIPKDKRPLPRGIMTVQEINRIMKQPQIRTTLGYRDRTILEVLYSTGIRAGELIKLKVSDVDLEKKVLRVNKGKGGKSRYVLLNTPTCRFLNRYLRKIRPELAKCPRPSGNNWEVKSKTGDGILFLTVYGGLISQGWIDTMLKRYIKKAGITKEVAPCHSFRHSVATHLLESGMDVRYVQAFLGHETIQTTQVYTHIEKEKLRELLKKYHPREINKNTITINKFSDEIKIPAGNKDKYNYATN